One genomic segment of Misgurnus anguillicaudatus chromosome 23, ASM2758022v2, whole genome shotgun sequence includes these proteins:
- the LOC129454090 gene encoding nicolin-1, with product MSVEPVNCTIKSPVPLQIGDAVSDLSRPGVYITDIILSEPVNIQEISFKNYYTAYLTVRVQRREEGRAKWVTCLKNHPLMDNPHTEAGSHDYFSIYRQQMSSVPDNVMAVRLISRQPSSEWLHFSIEEINIYPCVKEDSERDVPVWLSTLTPVEAPVDLKGLPDPETVSSSIQQMWALTEIMQANQNAASIGRFDVDGSYDVKLLSYT from the exons AGTGTCTGATTTATCGCGCCCCGGCGTCTATATAACAGACATCATCCTCTCAGAACCGGTTAAT ATTCAGGAAATCTCTTTTAAGAACTACTACACGGCGTATCTGACGGTCCGTGTTCAGCGGAGGGAGGAAGGTCGTGCTAAATGGGTCACCTGTCTGAAAAATCACCCCCTCATGGACAACCCACACACGGAGGCTGGATCGCATGACTATTTCTCCATCTACAGGCAGCAG ATGTCGTCTGTACCTGATAACGTGATGGCGGTTCGACTCATCTCACGACAGCCCTCCTCAGAATGGCTTCATTTTAGCATTGAAGAGATTAACATTTATCCATGTGTGAAAGAG GACTCTGAACGGGACGTTCCTGTCTGGTTATCTACTCTTACACCCGTAGAGGCACCTGTTGATTTGAAA GGTCTTCCTGATCCAGAGACAGTTTCCTCCAGTATTCAGCAGATGTGGGCGCTGACAGAGATCATGCAGGCGAACCAGAACGCGGCTTCAATTGGTCGCTTTGAC GTGGATGGCTCTTATGATGTAAAATTACTCTCTTATACATAA
- the LOC129453116 gene encoding uncharacterized protein — MAKIRELSKDTRDKIVHLHNAGKGCKETAKQLSEKDWGSMQDLISWSLNDPKKESLTIDTFTVTCDELNICAVKGTVVTVRCSYSDITITTGFWFSQKQRTNWRNKDEPEDLTLDSDYSGRVDQMITYRYSRLTIRDPRERDSGEYQLMIIMKDGVKHLSSVTVNLTVTVLQVKMTPESTGQRVKLSCDSSCPKTSENDYYWYKNGQHLTYNQNIFVSSSGNTDSYYCSESDSDPSSSVCFSNSSCWGVTYTSRRVCALVGSTVDIHSSYSHPTGYTVEKTYWHLPDNFYDLRKDDQFAGRVNFVGNTLRIKDVRRSDTRDYRFRIITNTSDEVSGYPGVYLTVTGICSSDKTSVTADKTSVTADKTNEAVDRLMFLRLLVFLPQFVIIGAVWIWFFISMNKLNSSKNISDDKEIEMMQVCE; from the exons ATGGCCAAGATTagagagctgtccaaagacactagagacaaaattgtacacctccacaacgCGGGAAAGGGCTGCAAGGAAACTGCCAAGCAGCTTAgtgaaaaag ACTGGGGCTCAATGCAAGATCTCATCTCGTGgagtctcaatgatcctaagaaag AGTCCCTAACAATAGATACATTTACTGTAACCTGTGATGAACTGAATATTTGTGCTGTGAAGGGGACAGTGGTGACAGTAAGATGCTCTTACTCAGACATCACCATCACAACTGGGTTCTGgttcagtcagaaacagagaacaaactggagaaacaaagatgaacctgaagatttgactttagattcagattactcaggacgaGTGGATCAGATGATCACTTACCGCTACTCACGACTAACAATAAGAGAtccaagagagagagacagtggagaatatcagctcatgatcattatgaaggatggagttaaacatctcagctcagtcacagtcaatctaacagtcacag ttttacaggtaAAGATGACTCCTGAATCTACAGGACAGCGAGTAAAACTGAGCTGTGATTCCTCCTGCCCAAAAACATCTGAAAATGATTACTACTGGTACAAGAATGGACAACATTTAACATATAACCAAAACATATTTGTGTCATCCAGTGGAAACACTGACAGTTATTACTGCTCTGAGTCTGATTCAGATCCctcttcatctgtgt gtttttctaacagtagctgttggggtgtgacttacacctctagaagagtttgtgctttagtgggatcaacagtagatattcactcttcatactcacatcccactggatATACAGTAGAGAAAACATACTGGCATTTGCCAGATAATTTTTATGATCTGCGTAAGGATGATCAGTTTGCTGGTCGTGTAAACTTTGTGGGAAACACACTGAGAATCAAAGACGTCAGAAGGTCTGACACTAGAGATTATCGGTTCAGGATTATCACTAACACATCCGATGAAGTGTCTGGTTATCCTGGAGTCTATCTTACTGTCACAGGTATATGctcat CAGACAAAACCAGTGTAACAGCGGACAAAACCAGTGTAACGGCGGACAAAACCAATGAAGCAGTGGACAGATTAATGTTTCTCCGCCTGTTGGTGTTTCTGCCTCAGTTTGTCATTATAGGAGCTGTATGGATCTg GTTTTTCATCAGCATGAATAAATTGAATTCATCTAAAAACATATCTGATGACAAAGAAATAGAG aTGATGCAGGTCTGTGAGTAG